The Vicia villosa cultivar HV-30 ecotype Madison, WI unplaced genomic scaffold, Vvil1.0 ctg.002710F_1_1, whole genome shotgun sequence genome includes the window gtgagtccgcctatcctattagttcgctcggatctaaagggaacatacaaTTAAACGGATCCGCCGTGGACCCGTGGTCTTACTCACGGCTAGGTACAAATACACAATAGGGGCAATATCATCACTGGAAGTCCCATggctaaccaatgagatattatTAAACACGCAAATAACACACAAGTGTGAGTTGCTAGTACAATCACGTCGCCATGATCGTACCAACCCACCGGAGAGGCCCTACTGatattgcctatgtggcatcactagGGGTGAATAAGCAAGTGATCTTACCGATATGGTATCACTATCTCACCGTACCAACATCCGATGTTTTCCTGCCAGAGGAAATGCCTTTTTCAGTACAtggtgagtatacaccagatcattcccaccaAGTACTAGCATTTCTTTAGGTAAcacgatgagtatacaccagatcattcccctCGAGTACCCACATATCACACTgatcaatgagtatacaccagatcattcccattgaaAACAGTGAATATGCCCGGCTATCCCTTCCcaccaatgagtatacaccagatcattcccattggcGGCCATCCACGGAGtgtacaccagatcattcccgcgTGGAAGGGGGCATAGAgatgacaatatatatatatatatatgcagcaATACAATACAGCCATCAAGATTACAGGAGAAAATTACATTCCAAAATACATATGCATCACATGTTATCAATATCGCACATAACAGAAGGTACGTCAGATATATCGAAAAATATCATTTTCACACCAaagctaattttcctagatagtacatctaactagctttctaacggtatatggtacgcgtcaaTCGGGCGTACGAggtaggagatatgaatttcctAAGTTTCTGAATTTTTGCTTCtgcgcccagtgtaaccggttacaccaggaaccgtaaccggttacggtcacgcaaaatgcccagattctcagtttttcaacagcgtaaccggttacaccaaaacccgtaaccggttacactgaaccagaatCATTTTTCTGCGTTTTTGGgagttctaaaccagtcccaaagtGCTTATGAGTTCATCCCCTGCATTACTAACAGTTCCACGAATTTAACACATGCACCATAATCAGAATCACCAACAAGCATGGATTTAAAGCAATGTAACATGATCACCTTCATTGATTCATTAATCATCACACAAACCCTAACCCCAATTAGAAACCCCAACATGCAAGCCCAAGGTTTCTATCTAGGACTCACcttagaagaagatgaagatgatgatggagttGAGAGCAGAACAGAAGATGTTCAGAGAATCAGGCTTGAATAGATTCAGATGCATGCAAGGTTGAGCTGAGTTTGGTCCAGGCTTGGAGGCTTCCTTCTCTTCCTCTCCCTTTTCcacgtttttcttcttcttcctctactaAATCAGAATTCTGGTTTTGGAAAGAAGAGGAGGATTAACCAAACATGCCCTAAGTTTTATTTAAGAGTGAAAATACCTTAATACCCCTTCTATCACCACTAATAGGTTTTGTTAGCATAATTGCCAATTAGTAGAAGTAGATATCATACTTATCGATCTTAGTTTATACCAATCACCTTAGTATTAATAAAGAGTGGATAAATAGGATATCGGGTATTACATTTACTTTCTACAATTTACTTTACAATATTTTGTTTCTGCTGTTATTACTCACTTAAAAGTTACTAATACGGTCTTAATTGAGAAAAGTTTAAATCAATCACAAATTTTGAATACCACAACTCACCCCCTCTTGTGCTTGAGGTCACTTGTTCAACAAATTTCATATAGGCATAGATTTGTGTGAGCATTGATTAATCGAATGCTACATTTGGGTAACACCACGACTAATCGGCATGAATTTTTCTAAAGTATTTTTTActatgtattattatttttttagtatttttactatgcattttttaaattttcttttactaTGTATTATTTTTAGGGTTGAGTCGACCGTTGGAAGTTAAAGCAGATGTTGGAGAATAGTATAGGTGACATGGTCAAGTGTTTAAAGGTTATGAATAATAACTTGAAGTTACAACCGGGCAACATtcaagtttcttttcaaaaatgttttttttgaaGTTGAGCAAGCGCACATAAGTTCATTTTATGGTAATCTGTGTGTTACAAAATTAATACTATTAATAAACAAATTTGATgaagctaataaataaaataaattaaataaaaataaataaatacatgtAGTAGAGTAGAATAACCACCGAGCTGCTTGCAACTGGACATGGAAGCATCTCTGAGATATTTGTAGAGGGTAACCAACACAGCTTCTCCCCAACTGTATCCCGCACATCTTTCCAAGTTCGTAAATAGTAATAGATATTGTGCCTCGACAAGCGTAAAAGTCTTGTCGGCAAAAGTTGTGAAACCCATCAACATCAATATATATGTTCTAGTCACACAGTCCCATCTGCAAGCAACTTGGTGATCTTTTAATAAGTCGTATAATCTCTCCAACTTATAATAAGCCACCTTGCAACTACGAAAATGTCCTACGGCGCCACTCTTAAATAATTAACAGCAAGTTCAACAACAACTGCTTCAGTGACATCTTGAGGGCTTCGGAACATGCCCCTGATGGGCAAGTGAAGCGGCTAAGAGACATCATCTATTGTAATGTTTATCTCActaaatggcatgtgaaatgaacATGTATCTAGATGCCATATCTCTACATATGTTGATACCAGGTTTGTGTCTGAAATTTTGTTTCTCAAAGGACAAATGCCGAACACGATACTCTGACAATTAGGTTCGACAAGATATACCAAAACCAACACAAATGTAATAGAATGAGTTGTGTAAGTTGATGGATCTgaaaaatgataaataacacagagaattgttaacctagttcggtgAAACCACACCTACGTATGAAGGGTCAAGTCCACAACCCAAAGAAAGGAAATTTACTATCAGTAGCTTAGTATGTTTAGAGTTACAAGCAATAAGAAGCCTATGTTGTTCAATGTCTCTTCCTAACACTACCCAATGACTTTCTATTTAGAGTCTCCCCCTAAATCTAAGAATCCACCGACTTTTTTCCTCTATCACACAACGCGTGATAGGAGATTACAACCACTAAACCCTAGTGATCAACTTCAACCAACAACATAAGTCATGTTGAATTTTACAACTCAATTAGACAAACCTTCTATGCCAAGTTACTAAAACATAGAGGTATACGTATAGAATTTACACTAATCCTATTAACGCATTAGCTTGAACTAAAAGACACAAAACTTAGCACTCTAAAAATTTTCAATGAATACTTGAATTCTTGAATTCCAAATCCAGTTATGTCATCCTTATATAGCAATTCTTCAtggaaatttgatttgatctCGTCTAGAAGTAATGCAGATTTTGTTCGATATTTGATTTGTTCCTTGAATATCACCAACAAAAAATATGATTTGGTTTGttacaaatataaatttaaatatctttaaattttatttgatctTCACAACTGTCCAACAAATTATATAATCATATTGTTAACTTAGTAACAATAAAATTTGATCCAATCGTTAATCAGAGAATCTTCTAAAACACAACAATCAAGTCTTGATGCGCAAGGAATGTCGAGCAGCATGTTGAGACGTCGTGTCCAACATGTGTACCTTATGCACCTTTATACATCTTTAGCAAGCTAGATCAACTTTAACACTTTGAACATTTATTCCATGTTGTGTTTCGCAAAATATAACCAATCCAAAGGACCAGTTCACAAAGAACTCCAGTGTCTATCTTCGTCAAAATGGTTCTCTGAAGTGAAGATAGACCAGACCGACTCATCCACTCTCCATCTTTGGCGGGAGACTATGAGGAACCCTTTGGGTAAACTTCAGCCCATGTCTAGCAACCTTCTACTATTTTTTCGGGCCTTTCTCCTAAAAACAATTAAGAGTACACATATTATAAAacacaattaaaattttaatattattcaatataAAGTAAAATGTCATTTACTTACCTCATTGAATCATAAATGTCAAACAACATGATGCTCATACTTTAGCAAAAGAGACGTGTCGTACGACCATCTAGAAAAGTCAATCTATTGTGGAGTGGATGCAGATGCACCATTATGCTCTTCCTCACCTACCAACATTGATAGAGTGTCACATCCTAAACCACACTATGAAATCCCACTGCCTCGTGTTCGCACCACtgtcaaaagaataaaaaaaacatcaaaaaaaacaAACTAGAACACATTTTGAAAGAGTTCGGTGCATTAACTTTCCAAAAAACCAGAACACTATGTAAAGGAGTTCCAGTAAAGATGTCACCCAACCGAAAACTTTAGCCTAGAAGTTCCGGTATGTAGCGTAAAAACCGGAAGACTTAGCCTAGGAGTTCCGGTGAAATCACAAAATTAGAGAATTTACTGAATTTGTTCCAGTTTTGTTTTTGTGAACCGAAAGAGTTGTTGGAAGTGTTCCGATATGCCAATTTTTTTCTCGTTTTAAAGAGTTCAAAAACGACAATGACGAAAAAGTGAAAATTTGTAAAAGATAAACTATTTAAATGAAGGTATTTTGGTATAAAAAAAGTAAAGCAAGGAGTAGACTGATAAATAATGAGATATAgggtaatgttaaaaaaaaaaaaaaggcaaaaatataTAAGGCgtcctttaaattattttattgaaaaattgtGATCCTTTACATTTTTTTTCCAGTGAGTCCTTTAACTTAACTAATGTGTGCACTTTtgatctttttttccttttttttaatctaaaattaaaccaatcatccaaaatacataaACTTGCAACAAAATACTACATATATACTAACatcttaaatacataaaataacatttaaacatatttaaaaatataaagtcAGGtcctaattaaaaaaattatttaatgaaCCAAATTATTAAAAAATCGTCGGCCACCATGTATTCTACCAAATCTGTAAATTGCATAACCATTTAACTCTTAAAAAAAATGGAAGGAGTTATTCGTCTCACATGTACTCAGCGACTGGTTCACATTAGATGAAATCATTGCTCAATATTTACCTTATCGTTCCTTCATTCATAGCATGAATCTACACTCCATGGTTTCCTTACCTTCTCCAGTTGCTGTCACTGCAACTCTTAACCTCCACCCACAATTCAGAAAATATCCAACAGCTTCTTTTCCACTACATAAGGTACAaattttctatttcattttcTCACAGCAATAAATTTTGGTTTGTTATGTACTTGTTTTTCTGTTTAAACTGTGTTAAGCACTTCTAtaataagttgtttatccaaacagaCCTTAATTGAAATAAGTTAAAAACAGCTTATAAACATGTCATGAGTTTTCTTGTATACGctttctcaaacacttatacaGAGATTACTAGTGTATTAGTCCAAATAAGTTGTTCAAGAGTCAATTCAACAACCATACCCTAATTCCCAACTTTAATGGACTTGCAAAATTATAGTTAATTCTATAATCAAGCTTATTCATAAGCGCTTATTTTGATAAGCACTTGTGCTATAAGCTGCAAATAAGCCGTTTATCCAAACAGATCCTTAATATTTACCTGCATCTTATGCTTTCAGGGTCAAAGCATTTCATTACAGAAAAGGCACATATCAACACATTTGGATCCAAACAAGCACCTTAATTTTCAAGAAGCACTTTCATTGGCAAAAGAGGGTAAAGAAGAAGTAGATACATCTTTCTACATTCCCTTGTTACAACAATGCTTAGAAAATGGCTCCTTTTCATCTACACAAATTATTCACTGCAACATAGTGAAAACAGGTAACCATGAAGACCCTTTTTTGGCAACATTTTTGCTCAATGTTTACGCCAAATGCGGTAACATGGAGTGTGCTCGAAGAGCATTTGATCACATAAACCGGAAAAATGATGTTGCTTGGACCAATTTAATGAAAGGTTATGTGCAAAACTCGATGCCAGATCGCGCTATACATTTGTTTCAAGAGATGCTGTTACATTCGGAGTGCTACCCTTCGACTCACACTCTTGCTCTAGTCCTTAATGCGTGTACATCTTTGCAATCTTTGAAGTTAGGAGAACAATTACATGCTTACATAATCAAATGCCATGTTGATTTTGACACGAGTATCGGCAACGCGCTTTGTAGTTTATACTCTAAATGTGGTGGTAGGTTGGAGTTTGGTCTAAAAGCGTTTAGAAGAATCAGAGAAAAGGATGTTATTTCTTGGACTGCAATGATTTCTTCTTGCGGCGAGAATGGTAAACCTATGAAGGGTTTGAGGGTTTTTGTTGAGATGTTTTTAGATGAAGTGCAGGTTCAGCCTAATGAGTATACACTAACTTGTGTATTGAGTCAGTGTTGTGAGGTTAAGTGCTTAGATTTTGGGATTCAAGTTCATTCGTTGTGCGCTAAATTAGGATACGAATCAGACCTACGCGTTCGGaattctttattgtatttgtacCTTAAATGTGGTTGTACTGGTGAAGCTCAAAGATTGTTTAAAGGAATGGATGATTTCGATTTGGTTACTTGGAATGCTATAATTGCTGGACATGCAAAGATAATGGAACTTTCGAAGGATAATCTTTCTGCATACCGAAGTGGAAGTGAAGCACTCAAACTTTTCGCCGAGTTGAATCGGTCTGGAATGAGACCTGATTCGTTTACCTTCTCAAGTGTGTTGAGTGTTTGCAGTAGAATGATGGCTTTAGAACAAGGCGAACAGATTCATGCTCGGATGATCAAAACTGGCATTTTATCTGATGTTGTTGTAGGTTCTTCTATAATTAAGATGTATAACAAATGTGGAAGCATAGAGAAAGCAAGCAAAGTTTTTCTTGAGATGTCTATCAGAACAATGATTCTATGGACTTCCATGATTAATGGTTTTGCACAGCATGGTTGGTCAAAGCATGCATTAAATCTTTTCGAGGATATGAAACTTGTAGGAGTTAGACCTAACAAGATCACTTTTGTCGGTGTTTTAGCGGCTTGTGGAAATGCCGGTATGGCCGACGAAGCATTCAATTACTTTGAAATTATGCAAAAGGAATATAAACTTAAACCTGTGATGGACCATTATGCTTGTTTGGTTGATATGTTAGTGAGGCTTGGTCGGCTTAAGGAAGCTTTCGATTTTGTAAAAGAAATGGATTATGAGGCTAATGAGCTTATTTGGTCGAAACTGATTGCTGGTTGTCTAAGCCTAGGGAATCTAGAATT containing:
- the LOC131639608 gene encoding pentatricopeptide repeat-containing protein At3g24000, mitochondrial-like, with the protein product MNLHSMVSLPSPVAVTATLNLHPQFRKYPTASFPLHKGQSISLQKRHISTHLDPNKHLNFQEALSLAKEGKEEVDTSFYIPLLQQCLENGSFSSTQIIHCNIVKTGNHEDPFLATFLLNVYAKCGNMECARRAFDHINRKNDVAWTNLMKGYVQNSMPDRAIHLFQEMLLHSECYPSTHTLALVLNACTSLQSLKLGEQLHAYIIKCHVDFDTSIGNALCSLYSKCGGRLEFGLKAFRRIREKDVISWTAMISSCGENGKPMKGLRVFVEMFLDEVQVQPNEYTLTCVLSQCCEVKCLDFGIQVHSLCAKLGYESDLRVRNSLLYLYLKCGCTGEAQRLFKGMDDFDLVTWNAIIAGHAKIMELSKDNLSAYRSGSEALKLFAELNRSGMRPDSFTFSSVLSVCSRMMALEQGEQIHARMIKTGILSDVVVGSSIIKMYNKCGSIEKASKVFLEMSIRTMILWTSMINGFAQHGWSKHALNLFEDMKLVGVRPNKITFVGVLAACGNAGMADEAFNYFEIMQKEYKLKPVMDHYACLVDMLVRLGRLKEAFDFVKEMDYEANELIWSKLIAGCLSLGNLELGCDAAEKLLSLKLKDTETYELLLNMYVSAGRFEEVSLVKNIMKEEEVEKLKDWSWISIKDRVYSFETNDIAQVQTSLVSKSLEDLLAKAKNLGYEMLENVEISDKEHEEKTSSTIYHSEKLAIAFGLENLPNSSPVRVVKNTLMCRDCHNFVKYISTLTSREIIVRDSKRLHKFVNGQCSCGNVGGFLLYPL